The genomic DNA ATTTCCGAATGGTAGAGATAGGAGATAACGCGGTTGACGCCGGACGTGCTCAGGGCGTGGGCCATGATGCGGTCCCGCTCCTTCTTGTCTGAAATGACACCCAGAAGAATGATGTCTTCCTGCACGATCTTGACGTCGATGGGCGAGCTGGTCACTTCGAAGTCGGCCATGAGCTGTGCTTCGATTTCCGCATACATGGCCTGCCGCTCGAGGAAATTCGTGTGATTGGATTCCTTGAGATACAGGCGGCTGATGACGGTCCGCTTGTTGTCCACCTTTTTCATGCACTCGTAAATTTTCTTGAGTTGTTCCTGCGAGTCGTACTCACCAACCAGATAGAGCTTGTCAAAGTAGCAGTAAGCCGAGATTTGGGACGGGCGGATTTCCTTGTGCTTGTAAAGCTCTGCCTGAGCATGCCCTGCGATGATGGCGTCGCGCATCTGTTGTTCGGTGGAACGTTCATCCATTGCCGTTTCATATGCGGACTGGCCGTTGCCGATGATGGACGAGAAATAGGACGGGGCACCGGGAATGAGGCCGATGCCGAAAGGCACCGCCGCACAGCCCGTCAATGAGAGAAGAACGGTCAGGACAAGTGTGTTTTTCAGCAACTGCATGGTGTTCAGGTGACGTCTGTTACGGATCGGTTCCATCCGGAGATTTTAGCAAGAATCCTGCCATGGCAGAAAATTCCTCCGAATGAAGGAGATAACCGCAGCCCCGCTTCAACTATCCAGAAATACCGAAAGTTTTTATTTAGATATGTGATCCATTGAGAATGGAATTATTTCAGGCTCAACGCACTTTTATCCATTATAAATAGATTGCTAGTATCGCCCGGAGTTGTTCTTCGGCCACACTCCGTTGTAGCCCTTGCAGACCTGAATGGTGAATTGGCGGATGGTGTCGTCCCCGGCCTTGATGTTGAACCAGACGGGTTCTTCGAATGAGTCGAACATTTCCTTCACTGCTGCCGGTGGTTCTTCGAAGTTCCATTCGCGGACAAGCACCGCGTCCCAGCCCACTTTACCCTCGTTGGGACCGGGCCAGATGTCGTACTGGTTCATGCGGCGGTCGTGAATCCACGCGCAGTAGGCCAGCGGCTGTCCCGGTGTGTAGAAGGCGATTTCGGACGTGATGTCGTACAGGTCGCTGAACACGAAAACGCGGGACGGGTCCACGTCGCTTGCGTCAATGACGCGCTGCACTTCCTGTCCGAGGTCTTCCCATCCCTTGAGGCGGTTGGTGAGGTTGTACTCTGCCGGCAGGGGGATGAGCGGGGAAAGAAAAATGATGAGTGTCATGGCGGCGGCGGTCCCTGCGAGGAGTGTTTTGCCTCCGGTGCTGCGGGCCGGGTTGGTCCACCAGTTTCTCAGAGCCAGACCGCCGAGGATGGCTGCCCCCATGAAGGAAACAGCGGTCCAGTTGGCTTCGGTGTGGGATTTGATGGACCAGAAGGTGATGATCAGCCACAGGGGCCAGAAGAAGAGGGTCGCCTGTAGTCGGTGGCGATACTTTTCGTCGAACGAACCGATTGGGCCGATCACGCTTTTCTTGATCGCACTCCAGCCGCCCATGCAGATGAAAACGAACCACCATGGAGCGAACAGGCCGATCTGTGCGCCGAACATTTCAAAGAAA from uncultured Pseudodesulfovibrio sp. includes the following:
- a CDS encoding glycosyltransferase family 39 protein translates to MTSPKNTYTPGLDVIAFAVIAISFALRYWFVDSGQLNLVQDEAQYWDWIRRPQLSYYSKGPLIAWVITLWCKVFGSTELGVRFGAIIGMTGIQTALYIGISRVWREYRLAVYALCILATMPLLNGLGIMMTTDNPLILCWTVAFFALSAATRNRPDHTPSNWPFIILAVCLALGILAKYMMLAFLGLGFVYALILQFRGQLPRRFWGRFLLASAIGTAVGMLPILLWNMQNDWVGFKHVAKLSAGKDKPFSPRIGPFFEMFGAQIGLFAPWWFVFICMGGWSAIKKSVIGPIGSFDEKYRHRLQATLFFWPLWLIITFWSIKSHTEANWTAVSFMGAAILGGLALRNWWTNPARSTGGKTLLAGTAAAMTLIIFLSPLIPLPAEYNLTNRLKGWEDLGQEVQRVIDASDVDPSRVFVFSDLYDITSEIAFYTPGQPLAYCAWIHDRRMNQYDIWPGPNEGKVGWDAVLVREWNFEEPPAAVKEMFDSFEEPVWFNIKAGDDTIRQFTIQVCKGYNGVWPKNNSGRY
- a CDS encoding BON domain-containing protein, encoding MQLLKNTLVLTVLLSLTGCAAVPFGIGLIPGAPSYFSSIIGNGQSAYETAMDERSTEQQMRDAIIAGHAQAELYKHKEIRPSQISAYCYFDKLYLVGEYDSQEQLKKIYECMKKVDNKRTVISRLYLKESNHTNFLERQAMYAEIEAQLMADFEVTSSPIDVKIVQEDIILLGVISDKKERDRIMAHALSTSGVNRVISYLYHSEIAGPTPRTMSAELAPQFLTASKKREKIVRPKAPKQEKSKLVVFNPDCGR